In a single window of the Methylococcus sp. Mc7 genome:
- a CDS encoding SpvB/TcaC N-terminal domain-containing protein — protein sequence MKAADPQRSPGTSDQASPLSADAHTPTIQLPKGGGAIRGIGEKFAANPVTGTGSMSVPIATSPGRSGFGPQLSLTYDSGAGNGPFGFGWSLSLPSITRKTDKGLPQYLDAVDSDVFILSGAEDLVPVLAQDANGKWVREDLPPRTIDGNAYRIRRYRPRIEGLFARIERWTNTTDATDVFWRSISKDNITTWYGRSAESRIADPADPSRIFSWLICQSHDDKGNVIVYGYKAEDAAKVFEDSAGNYLPKAHERNRTDPSRSAQRYLKRIRYGNRSPYFPDLKSNAAWPEPPDAGALDGSNAWHFEVVFDYGEHDANAPTPNDAGSWPARPDPFSTYRAGFEVRTYRICQRVLMFHHFPGEAGVGRGCLVRSTDFTYSDEVAPTDVRNPVYTFLQAVTQTGYRRNSGGYDHRSLPPVEFEYTEPFVEDTVEEVHPQSLESLPIGLDGSAYRWTDLHGEGIPGILTEQAGAWFYKRNLGPLTNTAEFAPLETVALKPTVALSGGAEFMDLAGDGQPDVVVMEGPTPGLYEHDDAEGWQPFRPFSSRLNRDLRAPNIKFVDLDGDGHADVLITEDDALVWHASLAEDGFGPARRVAQALDEEKGPRVVFADGTQSIYLADLSGDGLTDLVRIRNGEVCYWPNLGYGRFGAKVTMDNAPRLDNPDQFDHKRIRLADIDGSGTTDIIYLHRDGVRLYFNQSGNGWSQPHTLKVFPRVDDLVSIVPTDLLGNGTACLVWSSPLPGDARRPMRYVNLMGGRKPHLLVKTVNNLGAETRVDYAPSTKFYLQDKRDGKPWITRLPFPVHVVERVETYDHISRNRFVTRYAYHHGYFDGEEREFRGFGMVEQWDTEQLAALADGSVPADNGAAASHVPPVHTKTWFHTGVHLGRDRVSRHFEYEYFHEPGLTVEAARPLLLDDTVVPPGLTLEEEREAYRALKGSMLRQEVYADDADRPDATPEQIQRAGTPYTVTEQNFSIRALQPRGTNRHAVFFTHALEALSYHYERNPADPRIQHALTLEVDDYGNVLKQAAIGYGRRVSPLSEQWDRDRQTTALLTYTENRVTNAIGSSDIHRDPLPCEAITFELTGYTATGAAGRFRATDFVEPDPAAPGRLRHKFTAPEVAYEATATGNQRRRPIEWLRTLYRRDDLSGLLPLGDLQPLALPGESYKLAFTPGLLDQVFQRPRLGQADEPLLPDPAAVLGGQAGNRGGYLQSQALKAEGRFPASDADDHWWIPSGQSFYSTNPADDAATEMAQARQHFFLARRYRDPFGQHAFVDFDAHDLLMTETRDALGNRVAVNANDYRVLQPRLASDPNRNQTEVAFDTLGMVVGTAVMGKPQPAPVEGDTLIGFVTDLTQAQLDGFFDAADPHVTAAALLKDATTRILYDLDRFRRTRQANPDKPDKWQPACAATLARETHVSAPLPPQGLKVQLSFSYSDGFGREIQKKIQAEPGPVPQRDSNGKIIVGADRQPVMTPNDMSPRWVGSGWTVFNNKGKPVRQFEPFFTDTHRFEFDVKIGVSPVLFYDSAGRLIATLHPNHTYEKVVFDPWQQTTYDVNDTCAARSAQTGDPRTDPDIGGCVAEYFKTQPATWQTWREQRIGGAMGVDERNAALRAAAHADTPTTAHFDALGRPFLTVARNRVVCAGHDLDGSEESFAARVELDIEGNQRAVRDAIVQAGDTLGRIVMRYAYDLLGNRIHQLSMEAGGRWMLNDVVGKPIRAWDSRGHNFTTTHDALRRPVEQAVRGTSAESDPRTLNRDILIDKIEYGETLPNAESLNLRTRIYRHFDSAGVATNARLDVGGNPTEAYDFKGNLLRSTRRLVSDYSAIPDWLLNPKLDDEFFEGSTRYDALNRPMQSVAPRSSLGRSKFNIIQPVFNEANLLDRVDVWLERAAEPGALLDPANEAASPVGVANIDYDAKGQRLRIDYKNDASTFYRYDPLTFRLIQLLTKRKAADFPGDDPQPTIAGWPGKQVQNLHYIYDPAGNITHIQDDAQQTVYFRNKRVEPNNDYVYDALYRLIQATGREHLGQGGAPIAHSHNDAGRVGLVSADAAGRFAPNDGNAMGTYIERYVYDAVGNFLQMRHRGSDPANAGWTRAYDYLETSLIEGGNGGTLLKTSNRLTRTTLNPAGNTPQPETYLHDAHGNMLRVPHLGGGLPGPNMHWNYKDQLRQTDLGGGGVAFYVYDASGQRVRKVWAKAAGLIEERIYLGGFEIFRKHGGPIGADTATLERETLHVMDDKQRIALVETRTLDTAGNDQAPRQLIRYQFGNHLGSASLELDEQAQIISYEEYAPYGSSTYQAVRSQTETAKRYRYTGKERDEESGLYYHGARYYAAWVGRWASCDPKGPSVDLNLFCFCFCRPVILVDPDGENPGLGLPTPVTPPPPPFIYGPPPAGPPPPLVTPPPALPTPPVAPPAPTPVPGPGPAARVGAGLGGSTLAAVAVFLVIMLTPSNAFTDYSVQYTDPDSGKTLKFHDADQLQGYLNRKAYEKRIAPGAENQPIEKRAPGAPNSGDVVKAPSAPDTGPKSAPAAPGKEGPAKLPGKADPNDGPLIAGQKSHSGDKVPYTITGTERAFEAVKGTSVYILKDKSGNILYVGKGDVWARLRSHITDPEKTPWFGEIAQVEVKATDLTNAEALALEQDLIHQLDPLHNKDLTPYETEFGKGKSYAPDLPRAQTPQRFDVNLGQK from the coding sequence GTGAAGGCCGCCGACCCACAGCGTTCACCTGGCACTAGCGACCAGGCATCGCCGCTCAGCGCTGACGCGCACACGCCAACGATTCAATTACCCAAGGGCGGTGGTGCCATCCGCGGCATCGGCGAGAAGTTCGCCGCCAACCCGGTTACCGGCACTGGCTCGATGTCGGTGCCCATCGCCACCAGCCCAGGCCGTTCAGGCTTCGGCCCTCAACTCTCCCTGACTTACGACTCCGGCGCCGGCAACGGCCCGTTCGGCTTCGGCTGGAGTCTTTCGCTGCCGTCGATCACGCGCAAGACAGACAAAGGCCTGCCGCAGTATCTCGACGCGGTCGATTCCGACGTCTTTATCCTCTCCGGCGCGGAAGACTTGGTGCCCGTCCTTGCGCAGGATGCCAACGGCAAATGGGTACGAGAAGACCTTCCACCTAGAACGATAGACGGCAATGCCTACCGCATCCGTCGCTACCGCCCACGCATCGAAGGTCTATTCGCGCGCATCGAGCGATGGACCAACACCACCGACGCGACCGATGTGTTCTGGCGATCCATCTCCAAGGACAACATCACCACTTGGTACGGCAGGTCGGCCGAGAGCCGCATAGCCGATCCCGCGGACCCAAGCCGCATCTTCAGTTGGCTGATCTGCCAAAGCCATGATGATAAGGGCAACGTCATCGTCTACGGCTACAAGGCAGAGGACGCGGCAAAAGTCTTCGAGGATTCGGCCGGCAACTACCTGCCCAAGGCCCACGAACGTAACCGCACCGATCCGTCCCGCTCGGCGCAGCGCTACCTCAAGCGCATTCGGTACGGCAATCGTTCGCCCTACTTCCCGGACTTGAAGTCCAATGCTGCTTGGCCAGAGCCTCCGGATGCCGGAGCGCTTGACGGCAGCAATGCCTGGCACTTCGAAGTCGTCTTCGACTATGGCGAGCACGACGCCAACGCGCCGACACCCAACGATGCAGGTAGCTGGCCTGCACGGCCGGACCCGTTCTCGACCTATCGCGCGGGCTTCGAGGTTCGTACCTATCGGATCTGCCAGCGCGTTCTGATGTTCCACCACTTCCCGGGCGAGGCGGGCGTTGGGCGCGGCTGCCTGGTGCGCTCGACGGATTTCACCTACTCGGATGAAGTCGCTCCGACCGATGTCCGCAACCCGGTCTACACTTTTCTGCAGGCGGTCACCCAAACGGGGTATCGCCGCAATAGCGGCGGCTACGACCATCGCAGCCTGCCGCCCGTCGAGTTCGAGTACACCGAGCCTTTCGTAGAGGATACCGTCGAGGAAGTCCATCCGCAGAGCCTGGAGAGCCTCCCCATCGGCCTGGACGGCAGTGCCTATCGATGGACGGACCTGCACGGCGAAGGCATCCCCGGCATCCTCACCGAGCAGGCCGGCGCTTGGTTCTACAAACGGAACCTCGGCCCACTCACCAACACGGCGGAGTTCGCGCCGCTCGAAACCGTCGCCCTTAAGCCTACCGTGGCCCTGAGCGGTGGGGCTGAGTTCATGGACCTCGCTGGCGACGGACAGCCCGACGTCGTTGTCATGGAGGGGCCCACCCCCGGCTTGTACGAGCACGATGACGCCGAGGGCTGGCAGCCCTTCCGTCCTTTCTCCTCGCGCCTGAACCGTGACTTGCGCGCCCCGAACATCAAGTTCGTCGACCTCGACGGCGATGGCCATGCCGACGTGCTCATCACCGAAGACGACGCCTTGGTTTGGCATGCCTCGCTCGCCGAAGACGGCTTCGGTCCGGCCCGTCGTGTTGCGCAAGCACTCGATGAGGAGAAGGGCCCGCGCGTCGTCTTCGCCGATGGCACGCAATCCATCTACCTGGCCGACCTCTCCGGCGACGGCCTCACCGACCTGGTGCGCATCCGCAACGGCGAAGTCTGCTACTGGCCCAACCTGGGCTATGGCCGCTTCGGCGCCAAGGTGACGATGGACAACGCGCCCCGGCTCGACAACCCGGACCAGTTCGACCACAAACGCATTCGCCTGGCCGACATCGACGGCAGCGGCACCACCGACATCATCTACCTGCACCGCGACGGCGTGCGCCTGTACTTCAACCAGTCGGGCAACGGCTGGAGCCAACCGCATACGCTGAAGGTGTTTCCGCGCGTCGATGACCTCGTGAGCATCGTCCCCACAGACCTGCTCGGCAACGGCACCGCCTGTCTCGTCTGGTCCTCCCCCTTGCCGGGCGATGCACGACGGCCGATGCGCTACGTCAACCTGATGGGCGGCCGCAAGCCGCACCTGCTGGTCAAGACCGTCAACAACCTCGGGGCGGAGACGCGCGTCGATTACGCCCCCTCGACCAAGTTCTACCTGCAGGACAAGCGCGACGGCAAACCGTGGATCACGCGGTTGCCTTTTCCGGTTCACGTGGTGGAGCGCGTGGAGACCTACGACCACATCAGCCGCAACCGCTTCGTCACTCGCTACGCCTACCACCATGGCTATTTCGACGGCGAGGAGCGCGAGTTCCGCGGCTTCGGCATGGTGGAGCAATGGGACACGGAACAGCTCGCCGCCCTCGCTGACGGCAGTGTGCCGGCGGATAACGGCGCCGCTGCATCGCATGTGCCGCCGGTGCACACCAAGACCTGGTTCCATACCGGTGTCCACCTTGGTCGGGACCGCGTTTCGCGCCATTTCGAGTACGAGTACTTCCACGAACCCGGGCTGACTGTCGAAGCCGCGCGGCCGCTTCTGCTCGATGACACTGTCGTCCCGCCCGGCTTGACCCTGGAAGAAGAGCGCGAAGCCTACCGCGCTCTCAAGGGTTCCATGTTGCGTCAGGAGGTCTATGCCGACGACGCTGATCGCCCTGATGCCACGCCTGAGCAGATCCAGCGCGCCGGCACGCCCTACACGGTCACCGAGCAGAACTTCAGCATCCGGGCCTTGCAGCCCCGCGGCACCAACCGCCACGCGGTCTTCTTCACTCATGCGCTCGAGGCGCTCAGCTACCACTACGAGCGCAACCCGGCCGACCCGCGCATCCAGCACGCGCTGACGCTGGAGGTCGATGATTACGGCAACGTGCTCAAGCAAGCGGCCATCGGCTACGGGCGCCGCGTTTCGCCGCTATCGGAGCAATGGGATCGCGACCGCCAGACAACGGCGCTGCTCACCTACACGGAGAACCGGGTCACCAACGCCATCGGGTCGTCAGACATCCACCGCGATCCGCTGCCCTGCGAGGCGATTACTTTCGAGCTGACGGGCTACACCGCCACCGGAGCTGCCGGTCGGTTCCGGGCCACCGATTTCGTCGAGCCCGATCCCGCCGCTCCCGGCCGCCTGCGCCACAAGTTCACGGCCCCGGAGGTCGCTTACGAGGCCACGGCCACCGGCAACCAGCGCCGCAGGCCCATCGAGTGGCTGCGCACACTCTACCGCCGCGACGACTTGAGCGGCCTCTTGCCCCTCGGTGACTTGCAGCCGCTCGCCTTGCCGGGCGAGAGCTACAAACTTGCCTTCACCCCCGGCTTGCTCGACCAGGTTTTTCAGCGTCCGCGCCTAGGGCAGGCGGACGAGCCCCTGCTGCCCGATCCAGCGGCCGTCCTCGGCGGCCAGGCCGGCAACCGGGGCGGCTACCTGCAAAGTCAGGCCCTCAAGGCGGAAGGCCGCTTCCCCGCGAGCGATGCCGACGATCACTGGTGGATTCCCTCGGGACAATCCTTCTACAGCACGAATCCCGCTGATGACGCCGCCACCGAGATGGCGCAGGCACGGCAGCATTTCTTCCTGGCGCGGCGCTACCGCGACCCCTTCGGTCAGCACGCCTTCGTCGATTTCGACGCCCACGACCTGCTGATGACGGAGACCCGCGATGCCCTCGGCAACCGCGTTGCCGTCAACGCCAACGACTACCGCGTTCTGCAGCCGCGTCTGGCCAGCGACCCGAACCGCAACCAGACTGAAGTCGCCTTCGACACGCTGGGCATGGTGGTCGGCACTGCGGTCATGGGCAAGCCGCAGCCCGCGCCGGTGGAAGGCGACACGCTCATCGGCTTCGTTACCGACCTCACACAAGCTCAGCTCGACGGCTTCTTCGATGCCGCCGATCCGCACGTCACCGCGGCGGCGCTGCTGAAAGACGCTACCACGCGCATCCTCTACGACCTCGACCGCTTCCGCCGTACTCGCCAGGCCAACCCCGACAAGCCGGACAAGTGGCAGCCGGCCTGCGCCGCCACGCTCGCCCGCGAAACGCATGTCAGCGCACCGCTACCACCGCAGGGCCTGAAGGTCCAGCTCAGCTTTTCTTACTCTGATGGTTTCGGCCGCGAGATCCAGAAGAAGATCCAGGCCGAGCCGGGACCGGTGCCGCAGCGTGATTCCAACGGCAAGATCATCGTGGGCGCGGATCGTCAGCCCGTGATGACACCGAATGACATGAGCCCGCGCTGGGTCGGCAGCGGCTGGACGGTGTTCAACAACAAGGGCAAGCCCGTCCGCCAGTTCGAGCCCTTCTTCACCGACACACACCGCTTCGAGTTCGATGTCAAGATCGGCGTCAGCCCGGTGCTGTTCTACGACTCGGCCGGGCGCCTCATCGCCACGCTGCACCCGAACCACACCTATGAGAAGGTGGTGTTCGACCCGTGGCAACAGACCACCTACGACGTCAACGACACCTGCGCCGCTCGGAGCGCGCAGACCGGTGACCCGCGCACCGACCCTGATATCGGTGGCTGCGTCGCCGAATACTTCAAGACCCAGCCGGCCACCTGGCAGACCTGGCGCGAGCAGCGAATCGGCGGTGCCATGGGAGTGGACGAACGCAACGCCGCCCTGCGCGCCGCAGCGCATGCCGACACGCCCACCACCGCGCATTTCGATGCCCTAGGCCGCCCTTTCCTGACCGTCGCGCGCAATCGCGTCGTTTGTGCCGGCCACGACCTCGACGGCAGCGAAGAAAGCTTCGCCGCCCGCGTCGAGCTGGACATCGAAGGCAACCAGCGCGCCGTGCGCGATGCCATCGTGCAGGCCGGCGACACGCTCGGCCGCATCGTCATGCGCTACGCCTACGACCTGCTCGGCAACCGCATCCACCAGCTCAGCATGGAAGCCGGCGGGCGCTGGATGCTGAACGACGTGGTCGGCAAACCCATCCGCGCCTGGGACAGCCGCGGCCACAACTTCACCACCACACATGACGCACTCCGTCGCCCAGTGGAGCAGGCCGTGCGCGGCACCAGCGCGGAGTCTGATCCCCGCACGCTCAACCGCGACATCCTGATCGACAAGATCGAGTACGGCGAGACACTACCCAACGCTGAATCACTCAACCTGCGCACCCGCATCTACCGGCACTTCGATTCCGCGGGCGTCGCCACCAACGCCCGGCTCGATGTCGGAGGCAACCCGACCGAGGCCTACGACTTCAAAGGCAACCTGCTGCGCAGCACGCGGCGGCTGGTCAGCGACTACAGCGCCATCCCCGACTGGCTGCTGAACCCGAAGTTGGACGATGAATTCTTCGAGGGCAGCACCCGCTACGACGCGCTCAACCGTCCGATGCAGTCCGTCGCCCCGCGCAGCAGCCTCGGGCGCAGCAAGTTCAACATCATCCAGCCGGTATTCAACGAAGCGAACCTGCTGGATCGGGTGGATGTTTGGCTAGAACGCGCGGCAGAACCCGGCGCGCTGCTCGACCCGGCCAACGAGGCGGCATCACCCGTCGGCGTCGCCAACATCGACTACGACGCCAAGGGCCAGCGCCTGCGCATCGACTACAAGAACGACGCCAGCACCTTCTACCGCTACGACCCGCTCACCTTCCGGCTCATCCAACTGCTGACCAAGCGCAAGGCGGCGGACTTCCCCGGCGACGACCCGCAGCCGACGATTGCCGGCTGGCCGGGCAAGCAGGTGCAGAACCTGCACTACATCTACGACCCGGCCGGCAACATCACGCACATTCAGGACGATGCGCAGCAGACCGTCTACTTCCGGAACAAGCGCGTCGAGCCGAACAACGACTACGTCTATGACGCCCTCTACCGGCTCATACAGGCTACCGGCCGCGAGCACCTGGGCCAAGGTGGCGCACCCATCGCCCACTCGCACAACGACGCCGGCCGCGTGGGCCTCGTCAGCGCCGATGCAGCTGGGCGCTTCGCCCCCAACGATGGCAACGCCATGGGTACGTACATCGAGCGCTACGTGTACGACGCCGTCGGCAACTTCCTGCAGATGCGACACCGTGGCAGCGACCCGGCCAATGCAGGCTGGACGCGCGCCTACGACTACCTCGAAACCAGCCTGATCGAAGGCGGCAACGGCGGGACGCTGCTCAAGACCAGCAACCGCCTCACCCGCACCACGCTGAACCCGGCGGGCAACACTCCGCAGCCGGAAACCTACCTGCACGACGCCCACGGCAACATGCTGCGTGTGCCGCACCTGGGCGGCGGTCTGCCTGGGCCGAATATGCACTGGAACTACAAGGACCAGTTGCGGCAGACCGATCTGGGTGGCGGAGGCGTGGCCTTCTACGTTTACGACGCCTCGGGCCAGCGCGTGCGCAAGGTGTGGGCGAAGGCCGCCGGCCTCATCGAAGAGCGCATCTATCTCGGCGGTTTCGAGATTTTTCGCAAGCACGGCGGACCCATTGGCGCGGACACGGCCACGCTGGAGCGCGAGACGCTGCACGTGATGGACGACAAGCAGCGCATCGCCCTGGTCGAGACGCGCACGCTCGACACGGCGGGCAACGACCAGGCGCCACGACAATTGATCCGCTACCAGTTCGGCAATCACCTCGGCTCGGCGAGCCTCGAGCTCGATGAGCAGGCGCAGATCATTTCCTACGAGGAATATGCACCGTACGGGAGTTCAACTTATCAGGCGGTGCGCAGCCAGACTGAGACGGCGAAACGGTATCGGTATACGGGAAAGGAGCGGGATGAGGAGAGCGGGTTGTATTACCACGGGGCGAGGTACTACGCAGCATGGGTTGGGAGATGGGCAAGCTGCGACCCGAAAGGACCCTCTGTCGACCTAAATCTATTCTGCTTTTGCTTTTGCCGACCGGTCATTCTCGTGGACCCGGATGGCGAAAACCCAGGCCTGGGGTTGCCAACTCCCGTCACGCCACCGCCGCCCCCGTTTATTTATGGCCCTCCGCCCGCAGGCCCACCACCGCCGTTAGTGACGCCGCCCCCCGCGCTACCAACTCCGCCAGTTGCGCCGCCCGCTCCAACACCGGTCCCGGGACCGGGGCCAGCGGCCAGAGTCGGCGCCGGTTTGGGAGGCTCAACACTGGCAGCCGTTGCTGTGTTCCTGGTGATCATGCTCACACCAAGCAATGCGTTCACCGACTACTCCGTTCAATATACCGATCCCGATAGCGGTAAGACGCTGAAGTTCCACGATGCAGACCAGTTGCAGGGGTACTTGAATCGCAAGGCCTATGAGAAAAGGATTGCCCCTGGTGCCGAAAATCAGCCAATTGAGAAGCGGGCGCCCGGCGCGCCAAACTCCGGTGATGTTGTAAAGGCACCATCGGCACCGGATACGGGTCCGAAATCAGCACCCGCTGCACCGGGAAAGGAGGGCCCGGCCAAGCTGCCTGGAAAAGCTGATCCGAACGATGGTCCTCTGATCGCAGGGCAGAAGTCCCACTCAGGAGACAAGGTTCCATACACGATCACCGGAACCGAGCGCGCATTTGAGGCCGTGAAGGGGACGAGTGTATATATCCTCAAGGACAAGAGCGGCAACATTCTCTATGTCGGCAAGGGCGACGTTTGGGCGCGGCTGCGCAGCCACATCACTGACCCAGAAAAGACACCTTGGTTTGGTGAGATCGCACAGGTGGAGGTCAAGGCTACTGATTTAACAAATGCAGAAGCATTGGCGCTCGAGCAGGACCTTATTCACCAACTTGATCCGCTGCACAACAAGGATCTCACGCCTTACGAGACAGAGTTCGGCAAGGGCAAGTCTTACGCGCCGGATCTCCCAAGGGCTCAGACCCCGCAGCGTTTTGACGTCAACCTAGGGCAGAAGTGA
- a CDS encoding NUDIX domain-containing protein, with the protein MNLDPQKFFIGLMDFFSILLPGALLTWLMMGEVGPVVLGDRYVKLDGAQAWAAFLFASYLFGHLIFLLGSWLDEFYDWARRYTLNTQITLLARRGRLLPWPARALIWLVFKRERNLAVERASKIKRQALGPIQAQDAVNTFQWGKALLNAESPASLAVVQRFEADSKFFRCFTVVLLLLLIAWPWQHQWPLAGIPVVLALLLLALWRYMEQRYKATNQAYWSVITFAAKDSKAAPDMATEARNPSHAGGVVFHLRGGTAEYLLVEATNDPAQWVLPKGHVEEGEEPRETAVREVYEETGVWAHIVHDLEAATWSVDGAVVTTRFFLMQADGRGLREDKNREHVWLPLQEAIAKASHIETRELLQTAEQRRSHVAKTSMTANRT; encoded by the coding sequence ATGAATCTCGACCCCCAGAAATTCTTCATCGGCCTGATGGATTTCTTCTCCATCCTGCTGCCGGGCGCGCTGCTCACCTGGCTGATGATGGGCGAGGTGGGCCCGGTCGTGCTGGGGGATCGCTATGTCAAACTCGATGGCGCGCAAGCCTGGGCCGCCTTCCTGTTCGCGAGCTACCTCTTCGGCCACCTGATCTTCCTCCTTGGCTCCTGGCTGGACGAGTTCTACGACTGGGCGCGGCGCTACACGCTGAACACGCAGATCACGCTGCTCGCCCGCCGCGGCCGCCTGCTGCCTTGGCCCGCCCGCGCCCTGATCTGGCTGGTGTTCAAGCGTGAGCGGAACCTTGCTGTCGAGCGCGCCAGCAAGATCAAGCGGCAGGCCCTTGGCCCCATTCAAGCTCAGGATGCGGTCAACACCTTCCAGTGGGGCAAGGCGCTGCTCAACGCCGAAAGCCCGGCCAGTCTGGCCGTTGTCCAGCGCTTCGAGGCTGACTCCAAGTTCTTCCGCTGCTTCACGGTCGTGCTGCTGCTCCTGCTCATCGCGTGGCCCTGGCAACACCAGTGGCCGCTCGCCGGCATTCCCGTGGTGTTGGCGCTGCTCCTCCTTGCGCTGTGGCGCTACATGGAACAGCGCTACAAGGCCACCAATCAGGCCTACTGGTCCGTCATCACCTTCGCGGCCAAAGACAGCAAGGCCGCCCCCGACATGGCGACCGAGGCCCGCAACCCCAGCCACGCCGGCGGCGTCGTGTTCCACCTGCGCGGTGGCACGGCCGAATACCTGCTCGTCGAGGCCACTAACGACCCAGCCCAGTGGGTGCTGCCCAAGGGTCACGTCGAAGAAGGCGAGGAGCCCCGCGAGACCGCTGTGCGCGAGGTGTACGAGGAGACTGGTGTCTGGGCACACATCGTCCATGATCTGGAAGCCGCAACCTGGTCCGTCGATGGCGCCGTCGTCACGACGCGCTTCTTTCTGATGCAAGCCGACGGGCGCGGGCTGCGAGAGGACAAGAACCGAGAGCACGTCTGGCTTCCGTTGCAAGAAGCCATAGCGAAGGCAAGCCATATCGAAACACGCGAACTGCTGCAGACGGCAGAGCAGCGCCGCTCCCATGTAGCCAAAACGTCGATGACCGCCAATCGCACCTAG